The Pseudomonas sp. B21-023 genomic interval GGCCCGGCCCAGGCCGCCGCCGGCCCCCGTGACGATCACCACTCGATCCTGCAGACGTACCGGCTCGCTCATGCTCAAGGCTCCTGGCAATGAAGGGATGCAAAGCAGTTTCCGCCAGCCGCCCGGGCCCGGCAATCAAGCGCACCGTGGCGAATGCCGCCCGATAACGCCCGACGATGATCGCCGGTCAGGACCAGGCGACCTTCAGCGGTAAATAACTCATCGGTTGCTCACGAAAGGCCAGGTAATGGCGCAGCACCTGCACCGGCGCTTCGGTGTGGGGGTAATGGCCGATGCCCTGCAGAACCACGGTGTCCGGGTCCGGGACGATTTCCCGGTAGCGCTCGACCATGTGCGCGCCGGACAACGGATCGACCGCGCCATTGATGAAGCGCAGCGGCACGCCCGGACGTTGCAGCGCGGCGACCCAGCGCTCGCGCTGGGCCCGGCGTTCCGGCAGGAAGCTGACCAGTTTGTGCAGGATCCGTGGGCCTCGGTTGGAGGCGATCAGGCTCCAGTAGTCGTCCAGGGCGCTCTCGCTGGGATGGGTGCACGGGCCATAGACCTGGGTGACGTTGCGCACCAGATCGTCGCGCCCGAACGAGCGCCCGACCAGCCAGCCCAGGCGGCTGAGCAGCAGCTTCTGGACCAGCAGCACCCGGCAGCTCTCGGGGAACAGCCCGCTGTTGAGGAACACACAACTGGCCACCTCCAGCCGCCGTTCGTGGTGCCGGGCCAGCAGCTCCTGGGCGACGCTGCCGCCGTAGTCGTGGGCCAGCAGGTGCACCGGCTGGTCGATGTGCAGGTGCGCCAGCAACGCCTGCTGCAGGTCGGCCTGCTCGAGCAGGCTGTAGTCATGGTCCGCGGGCTTGGCCGAATCGCCGAAGCCGAGCATGTCGCAGGCCACCACACGAAAGCGCTGGGTCAGGGGTGCCCACAGGTAGTGCCAATCCCAGCTGGCCGTGGGGAAACCGTGAAGCAATAGCAGGGGCTCTCCTTGCCCTGCCGTCCAGTAGCGGATGCTCTGGCCCCGGAAAGTGAACCCCTGGCTCCGGGTGCGCCAGACGCACAATGGAATTTCGGCCAGTGGCATCACGGTCGTCCCGGTGGATAAGCGTTGGAAGAGGGCAAGGCTGCGTTCATTG includes:
- a CDS encoding alpha/beta fold hydrolase, which translates into the protein MPLAEIPLCVWRTRSQGFTFRGQSIRYWTAGQGEPLLLLHGFPTASWDWHYLWAPLTQRFRVVACDMLGFGDSAKPADHDYSLLEQADLQQALLAHLHIDQPVHLLAHDYGGSVAQELLARHHERRLEVASCVFLNSGLFPESCRVLLVQKLLLSRLGWLVGRSFGRDDLVRNVTQVYGPCTHPSESALDDYWSLIASNRGPRILHKLVSFLPERRAQRERWVAALQRPGVPLRFINGAVDPLSGAHMVERYREIVPDPDTVVLQGIGHYPHTEAPVQVLRHYLAFREQPMSYLPLKVAWS